In Anseongella ginsenosidimutans, one genomic interval encodes:
- a CDS encoding lipopolysaccharide biosynthesis protein produces the protein MSVYRKFAGQTAIYGISTIAARLLNFLLTPLYTRVYQEEVYGIFTEMYAWAALINALLAFGMETTYFRYLQKHDDKQAVYSNGFLLVGALSALFLAGSFANAQGLAALMQKDLLVPAGEYTDYIRLFAWIVFFDNLAVLPFARLRAEGRAVRYSLLKFLNIAVFILLNLLLIVVVPYAIREKWAFHDTLQQLYGADWIGYVFIANLAASALTFLLLTPELLKVRFRVNLELMKKMLAYSWPILIANISFIINENISRILMGFLLPAQQGMRDLGIFGACSKLAIFLNIFVQAFRLGAEPFFFSHSAAAGARQTYAVIMRYFVIASATCFLAIITNISLLKYFIGSEYWEGLNVVPILLLGYLCLGVYMNLSIWYKLSDQTRFGFYISGLGALSTILLNIWLIPRYSYIGSAWATLGAYGFMMVLSYVLGQRNYPIPYELKKNLQYIGISIILAFLSFTVMDSNIWAGNLLLLLYVGFIYAKEQKNIKRMLNRK, from the coding sequence TTGTCTGTTTATAGAAAATTTGCAGGGCAAACCGCCATTTACGGGATCAGCACCATTGCGGCCAGGCTGCTGAATTTCCTGCTCACTCCGCTGTACACCCGCGTGTACCAGGAGGAGGTTTACGGCATTTTTACCGAAATGTACGCCTGGGCTGCGCTGATCAATGCCCTTCTTGCTTTCGGGATGGAAACCACTTATTTCCGGTACCTGCAGAAGCACGATGACAAGCAGGCGGTTTACTCCAACGGCTTCCTGCTGGTGGGCGCTTTATCCGCCTTGTTCCTGGCTGGCAGCTTCGCCAACGCCCAGGGGCTGGCCGCCCTGATGCAAAAGGACCTGCTGGTTCCCGCCGGCGAATACACAGATTACATTCGCCTTTTTGCATGGATCGTGTTTTTTGACAACCTGGCGGTACTGCCTTTCGCGCGGTTAAGAGCAGAAGGACGCGCCGTGCGGTACAGCCTGCTCAAGTTCCTCAATATCGCTGTTTTTATCCTGCTGAATTTGCTCCTGATCGTGGTAGTTCCGTATGCTATCCGGGAGAAATGGGCATTTCATGATACACTTCAGCAGCTCTACGGCGCCGATTGGATCGGCTATGTGTTTATTGCCAATCTTGCCGCCAGCGCTCTTACCTTTCTCCTGCTTACGCCTGAGTTATTAAAAGTCAGGTTCAGGGTCAACCTGGAACTAATGAAAAAGATGCTGGCCTATAGCTGGCCCATACTCATCGCAAATATTTCGTTTATCATTAATGAAAATATCAGCCGCATTCTCATGGGTTTTCTGCTTCCCGCCCAGCAAGGCATGCGCGATCTGGGTATTTTCGGAGCCTGCTCAAAGCTGGCTATTTTCCTGAATATCTTTGTCCAGGCCTTCCGGCTGGGAGCCGAACCTTTTTTTTTCAGTCATTCCGCCGCGGCCGGCGCCCGGCAAACTTATGCGGTGATCATGCGGTATTTTGTGATCGCCTCGGCCACTTGTTTCCTGGCGATCATCACCAATATCAGCCTGCTTAAATATTTCATCGGGAGCGAATACTGGGAAGGCCTTAACGTAGTTCCCATTCTGCTATTGGGGTATCTTTGCCTGGGCGTTTATATGAATCTGTCTATTTGGTATAAATTATCCGACCAAACCCGCTTCGGCTTTTATATCTCCGGGCTGGGCGCTCTGAGTACCATCCTGCTTAATATATGGCTGATCCCACGGTATAGCTATATCGGGTCTGCCTGGGCAACATTGGGCGCGTACGGCTTTATGATGGTGTTATCTTATGTACTGGGCCAGCGGAATTATCCCATTCCCTATGAGCTGAAAAAAAATCTTCAATATATTGGCATTTCAATTATATTGGCTTTTTTATCTTTCACGGTAATGGACAGTAATATCTGGGCCGGAAACTTATTATTGCTGCTTTACGTAGGTTTCATTTACGCGAAGGAGCAAAAGAATATTAAGCGGATGTTAAACAGAAAATAA
- a CDS encoding acylphosphatase, whose amino-acid sequence MKKHLNIRITGKVQGVWFRDSTKAVANQLGITGFVRNEPDGSVYAEAEGIPLNLDQFLEWCHEGPERASVENVEVQESEVLQGFSDFVVRKKGIFGPK is encoded by the coding sequence ATGAAAAAACATCTTAATATACGGATCACCGGGAAGGTGCAGGGCGTTTGGTTTCGCGATAGTACAAAGGCCGTAGCCAACCAGCTGGGTATTACCGGTTTTGTGAGGAATGAGCCGGATGGTTCTGTGTATGCCGAAGCCGAGGGGATCCCGCTAAACCTGGACCAGTTCCTTGAATGGTGCCATGAGGGGCCGGAACGGGCCAGCGTGGAAAACGTGGAGGTACAGGAAAGCGAGGTGCTGCAGGGATTCAGTGATTTCGTAGTTCGAAAAAAAGGTATCTTTGGCCCTAAATAG
- a CDS encoding amidohydrolase family protein encodes MRKLTADWVFDGSRLHPGAVLVLEEDGAVADLLLSGPDTGSENADAEYMEGVLTPGFINAHCHLELSPMKGLVQKGRGLVDFILQLQRSRHFPEEEVIAAMEQAESEMLAGGIVAVGDIANSNLSFSLKHNSRLQYHTFLEVFGFDPCKAEKILSDAVRLKEAFTTGPGSGTGTASPGVHASGTPAASGFGPAPGSRAGIVPHSPYSVSRKLFELIAGQAANGSGPELFSIHNQESAEEDLFYGDGSGDFNRLYREFGIDISFFRPYGCAALAAWLPWLGESGKILLVHNTYTRAEDIALASKGSNAWWCLCPNANLYIEQRLPDIPLFVEQGLNLVLGTDSLASNDRLSILEEMKTIAGRFPGISLEQLLQWATRNGAEFFGWEHLGSFKKGKKPGVNLLSGLDGLRPGENTRVTPLVQAGRPTGETGAASQEGRWQQGSE; translated from the coding sequence ATGCGAAAGCTGACAGCTGACTGGGTATTTGACGGAAGCAGGCTTCATCCCGGTGCCGTGCTGGTACTGGAAGAGGACGGCGCGGTAGCTGACCTCCTGCTGTCAGGCCCGGACACGGGAAGTGAAAATGCCGATGCCGAATATATGGAGGGGGTGCTTACGCCAGGATTTATCAACGCGCATTGCCATCTGGAACTTTCTCCAATGAAGGGCCTGGTGCAGAAGGGCAGGGGCCTGGTTGATTTTATTCTGCAGCTTCAGCGTTCAAGGCATTTTCCGGAGGAAGAAGTTATCGCCGCAATGGAACAGGCGGAAAGTGAAATGCTTGCCGGCGGCATTGTCGCTGTTGGAGATATTGCTAATTCCAACCTGTCGTTCTCCCTGAAGCATAACTCCCGGCTTCAGTACCATACCTTCCTGGAAGTGTTTGGTTTTGACCCATGCAAGGCGGAGAAGATCTTGTCTGACGCGGTAAGGTTAAAGGAAGCTTTTACCACAGGCCCGGGGTCAGGCACGGGCACGGCTTCTCCCGGCGTCCATGCATCCGGCACTCCCGCCGCTTCCGGATTCGGCCCGGCGCCCGGCAGCAGGGCGGGAATTGTGCCGCATTCGCCCTATTCCGTTTCCAGAAAGTTATTCGAACTTATTGCCGGCCAGGCCGCAAACGGCAGCGGGCCTGAACTGTTTTCCATTCATAACCAGGAAAGCGCAGAGGAGGATCTTTTTTACGGGGATGGGAGCGGGGATTTTAACCGCCTCTACCGCGAATTCGGCATTGATATTTCTTTTTTCCGTCCTTATGGCTGCGCCGCGCTTGCTGCCTGGCTTCCCTGGCTGGGGGAGTCCGGAAAAATACTCCTGGTACATAATACCTATACACGTGCGGAAGATATAGCGCTGGCCAGCAAGGGAAGCAATGCCTGGTGGTGCCTTTGCCCGAATGCGAACCTGTATATTGAACAGCGGCTTCCGGACATTCCCCTTTTTGTTGAGCAAGGGCTTAACCTGGTGCTGGGGACCGATAGTCTTGCATCCAATGACCGTCTCAGCATCCTGGAGGAAATGAAAACGATTGCCGGCCGTTTTCCGGGGATCAGCCTGGAGCAATTGTTGCAATGGGCTACGCGGAACGGCGCTGAATTCTTTGGCTGGGAACACCTGGGGAGCTTTAAAAAGGGAAAGAAGCCCGGGGTTAACCTGCTTAGCGGCCTGGACGGCCTGCGGCCCGGCGAAAATACGCGTGTAACACCGCTGGTTCAGGCGGGCCGGCCAACCGGGGAGACCGGGGCAGCCAGCCAGGAAGGCCGCTGGCAGCAGGGTAGCGAATGA
- the rlmN gene encoding 23S rRNA (adenine(2503)-C(2))-methyltransferase RlmN produces MFKGTEIPYLCTVETLREKKDIRVLSLERLKEVFAEMDEPAYRAVQVYEWLWKKPVFTFEAMSNLPKSLRQRLEESYAIRAVKINTSQKSTDGTVKSSFRLHDGNLIEGVLIPAEERMTACVSSQVGCSLTCKFCATGYMERKRNLDAAEIYDQVVLIDRQARETYGLPLSNIVYMGMGEPLLNYKNVMASVDRLTSPDGLGLSYKRITVSTAGIAKMIRRLGDDGAKFNLALSLHAANDRKRNEIMPINEQNSLEALRDALKYYFAATRNPVTYEYIVFNNFNDELADAKELAFFCKHIPCKVNIIEYNPIEFADFKNTGEDKLDAFAAYLRKQGVNVNIRRSRGKDIDAACGQLAVKEK; encoded by the coding sequence ATGTTCAAAGGTACAGAAATTCCGTACCTTTGCACCGTGGAAACCTTGCGGGAAAAGAAAGATATACGTGTGCTGAGCCTGGAGCGGCTGAAAGAAGTGTTTGCGGAAATGGACGAGCCTGCTTACAGGGCCGTGCAGGTTTACGAGTGGCTGTGGAAAAAGCCGGTTTTCACTTTTGAGGCCATGAGCAACCTTCCGAAATCGCTTCGCCAGCGGCTGGAAGAAAGTTATGCCATCCGCGCCGTAAAGATCAACACTTCGCAGAAAAGCACTGATGGTACGGTAAAAAGCTCCTTCCGCCTGCATGACGGGAACCTTATTGAAGGCGTGCTGATCCCTGCCGAAGAACGGATGACCGCCTGTGTTTCTTCCCAGGTTGGCTGCAGCCTTACCTGTAAATTCTGTGCTACAGGATATATGGAGCGAAAAAGGAACCTGGATGCCGCCGAGATCTATGACCAGGTGGTGCTAATAGACCGGCAGGCGCGGGAAACCTATGGCTTACCGCTCAGCAATATCGTGTATATGGGCATGGGCGAACCCCTGCTGAATTATAAAAATGTAATGGCTTCGGTAGATCGCCTTACGTCGCCGGACGGCCTGGGCCTCTCCTATAAAAGGATCACTGTGTCTACGGCCGGCATTGCCAAAATGATCCGGCGGCTGGGCGACGACGGGGCTAAATTCAACCTTGCGCTTTCCCTTCACGCTGCCAACGACCGGAAGCGCAATGAAATAATGCCCATTAATGAGCAAAATTCCCTGGAAGCCCTTCGCGACGCCCTGAAATATTATTTCGCGGCAACGAGGAATCCTGTTACCTATGAATATATTGTGTTTAATAACTTTAACGATGAGCTGGCGGATGCGAAGGAGCTGGCCTTCTTTTGCAAACATATTCCCTGCAAGGTAAATATCATCGAATACAATCCTATTGAGTTCGCCGATTTTAAAAATACCGGCGAAGATAAGCTGGACGCATTTGCCGCCTACCTGCGGAAACAAGGAGTGAACGTGAACATCCGCCGGAGCCGGGGAAAAGATATTGACGCTGCCTGCGGCCAGCTTGCCGTGAAAGAGAAATAA
- a CDS encoding GDP-mannose 4,6-dehydratase: MNHVLVTGGAGFIGSSLCEHLLKDPGVKVTCIDNFDPFYPESFKRRNLSELEKNPRFKLVEQDISELGDLEVWLPDDYDAIVHLAAKAGVRPSIQQPAQYQQVNVIGTQNLLDFARIRGIKQFVFGSSSSVYGINPNVPWREEEKLMPISPYASTKLSGEMIGHTYMHLYGIRFIALRFFTVYGPRQRPDLAIHKFTRDIFQGDPITVYGDGSSSRDYTYVDDIVQGILAAVRYDQSSFEIINLGNHQGVRLSEMIETIEKISGRKATIDRRPEQPGDVPQTYADISKAGKLLNYHPKTNFEQGIRRFTAWFEENQDWLLL, from the coding sequence ATGAACCACGTTCTGGTTACAGGCGGCGCAGGTTTTATCGGCAGCTCTCTTTGCGAACATTTACTGAAGGATCCGGGTGTAAAAGTCACCTGCATCGATAATTTTGATCCATTCTACCCGGAAAGCTTTAAAAGGAGGAATCTGTCGGAACTCGAAAAGAATCCGCGGTTTAAGCTTGTGGAACAGGACATATCCGAACTGGGCGACCTCGAAGTATGGCTGCCTGATGACTACGATGCTATTGTTCACCTGGCCGCCAAGGCAGGTGTGCGCCCCAGCATCCAGCAACCAGCGCAATACCAGCAGGTAAACGTTATCGGGACGCAGAATTTGCTCGACTTTGCACGTATCCGCGGCATTAAACAATTTGTATTCGGCTCTTCCAGCAGCGTTTACGGCATCAACCCGAACGTTCCCTGGCGGGAAGAGGAAAAACTAATGCCCATCAGCCCCTATGCTTCCACCAAATTATCGGGGGAAATGATCGGGCACACGTATATGCATTTATACGGCATCCGCTTTATCGCTTTGCGCTTTTTCACCGTCTACGGACCCCGGCAACGGCCCGATCTGGCTATACATAAGTTTACCCGGGATATTTTCCAGGGCGATCCCATCACGGTTTATGGCGACGGGAGTAGCAGCCGCGATTATACTTACGTGGACGATATTGTGCAGGGAATACTGGCGGCGGTCAGGTATGACCAGTCTTCTTTCGAGATCATTAACCTGGGCAATCACCAGGGGGTGCGGCTTAGTGAGATGATCGAAACGATCGAAAAGATAAGCGGCCGGAAGGCGACCATTGACCGGCGCCCCGAACAACCGGGCGATGTACCACAGACGTACGCCGATATTTCAAAAGCCGGCAAATTGTTGAATTACCATCCTAAGACAAATTTCGAGCAAGGTATCCGCCGGTTTACCGCATGGTTCGAAGAGAACCAGGATTGGCTGCTTCTTTAG
- a CDS encoding lysylphosphatidylglycerol synthase transmembrane domain-containing protein, whose protein sequence is MQIAPRLRKTLFTAAKLLLTAAALWFVFAKIDFQSLLAQLRTAHPLWLLLAAVFFIFSKALSSLRLNTYFRCTGLVLEEKINLRLYALGMYYNLFLPGGIGGDGYKIYLLNKHYEVPGKKLFQAVLLDRLSGLAAICSLCFLLLLFVDAPFGVKAAAIAGALLVFLVYKFMIRRFFPIFRANLAVSNWYSLAVQLAQTFCVLLIMLSLGIREEYQAYLLIFFISSVAAVLPVTIGGVGAREVVFLFGARYFGLDAHQAVAISLLFFGITALTSLCGIYFSFNTQQLLRK, encoded by the coding sequence ATGCAGATAGCGCCCCGCTTACGCAAAACCTTGTTCACGGCGGCTAAACTTTTGCTGACCGCCGCGGCCCTGTGGTTTGTGTTTGCGAAAATCGACTTTCAGTCCCTGCTGGCCCAATTAAGAACGGCCCATCCCTTATGGCTGCTGCTGGCGGCAGTCTTCTTTATATTCTCAAAAGCGCTTTCTTCACTACGGCTGAACACGTATTTCCGCTGCACGGGCCTGGTCCTGGAGGAAAAGATCAACCTGCGTTTGTACGCCTTAGGCATGTACTATAACCTGTTCCTGCCGGGAGGGATCGGGGGCGACGGATACAAGATCTACCTGCTGAATAAACATTACGAGGTACCGGGGAAAAAGCTTTTCCAGGCGGTTCTGCTCGACAGGTTAAGCGGACTGGCGGCGATTTGTTCCCTCTGCTTTTTGCTGCTGCTTTTTGTTGACGCTCCATTCGGGGTCAAAGCGGCGGCTATTGCCGGAGCGTTGCTGGTTTTCCTGGTCTATAAATTCATGATCCGGCGGTTTTTCCCAATTTTTCGGGCGAATTTGGCCGTGTCCAACTGGTATTCGCTGGCCGTGCAGCTGGCCCAGACATTTTGCGTGCTGCTGATCATGCTTTCGCTGGGAATCCGCGAAGAATACCAGGCTTACCTGTTAATATTTTTTATTTCTTCGGTTGCCGCGGTATTGCCGGTCACTATCGGAGGCGTGGGGGCAAGGGAGGTGGTATTTCTCTTTGGTGCTAGATATTTCGGGCTGGATGCTCACCAGGCGGTAGCCATTAGCCTCCTCTTTTTTGGCATTACCGCCTTGACATCCCTTTGCGGCATCTATTTCAGTTTTAATACGCAACAACTGCTCAGGAAATAA
- a CDS encoding glycosyltransferase family 2 protein, producing MTLSVVITVMNEEENIRPLVAAIRQALQDIDYEVIFVDDGSTDRTRQVIREEANARITLLELRKNYGQSTAMTAGIDHARGEFIATMDGDLQNDPSDIPMMLRKMLEEDCDVVAGNRANRQDGMVMRKLPSKAANFIIRNLTDVHIRDYGCTLKVFRREIASELGLYGELHRFIPVLAQLQGARIVQVDVKHHPRRFGRSKYGINRTFKVSADLMLMLFFQKYMQKPMHLFGPIGLAAFTVGALINIYLLVLKIMGHDIWGKPILILGVLLLLGGIQFITIGLIAEVTVRTYYESQGKKTYRIRRVYEGG from the coding sequence ATGACTTTATCTGTTGTCATCACCGTTATGAATGAAGAGGAAAATATCCGTCCGCTGGTGGCGGCTATCCGCCAGGCTCTTCAGGATATCGATTATGAAGTGATCTTTGTCGACGACGGTTCTACAGACCGGACGCGGCAGGTAATCCGCGAAGAAGCCAATGCCAGGATCACGCTGCTGGAACTGCGTAAGAACTACGGGCAAAGCACGGCCATGACCGCGGGTATCGATCATGCGCGGGGTGAATTTATCGCCACGATGGACGGGGATCTGCAGAACGATCCTTCGGATATTCCCATGATGCTCCGGAAAATGCTGGAGGAAGATTGTGACGTAGTGGCTGGGAACCGGGCCAACCGGCAGGATGGCATGGTCATGCGAAAATTGCCCAGTAAGGCGGCCAATTTTATTATCCGGAACCTTACCGATGTACACATCAGGGATTACGGCTGCACGCTAAAGGTTTTCCGGCGCGAAATTGCTTCGGAACTGGGCCTCTACGGGGAATTGCACCGTTTTATCCCGGTGCTGGCCCAGCTGCAGGGAGCCCGCATCGTACAGGTGGACGTAAAGCATCATCCCCGCAGGTTCGGGCGTTCCAAATACGGGATCAACAGGACCTTTAAGGTAAGCGCCGATCTCATGCTGATGCTTTTTTTTCAGAAGTACATGCAGAAGCCCATGCACCTTTTCGGCCCCATAGGCCTTGCCGCTTTCACCGTTGGCGCGCTGATCAATATTTACCTGCTTGTGCTGAAGATCATGGGCCACGATATATGGGGAAAGCCCATCCTTATTTTAGGAGTCCTTCTGCTGCTGGGAGGGATCCAGTTCATCACGATCGGCCTTATCGCGGAGGTGACTGTCAGGACGTATTACGAATCGCAGGGGAAAAAGACGTACCGGATCCGCCGGGTCTACGAAGGGGGCTGA
- a CDS encoding ArnT family glycosyltransferase — MNKLAGYLQKNPLLLAACCVALLIPAYFINLGLLPLHSDEPTRAVVSMEMIFSGDYLVSTLGGAYYYNKPPLYNWVLAAAYHLGGNFSEFVTRLPAMIPLFLFGASIYLFSKRYLGREIAALAAIFWMTNGRLLTYDSLFGHIDVLYSWLTWLGFMAVIYFDEKKKYWLLFFLTYFITFLGFMMKGLPSFLFQGITLLVFYTYKKEFRRLFSIQHITGFLFLAALLTGYFWVYSRSNSLDGYVATLWDQSIQRTVVEKSVWNSISFFLRFPFESLLHMAPWGLLVVFCFRKGFLREVMANPFLKFNLLILLGNIVVYWLSPATMPKYIFMLYPCIFTLIAYGFVRFAREAHFWRKLFDGLFILVTLALCLGTLYLPFADLGTAVIPWIYLKATVLFLLLLLLSFLVIRLPAQRILVFACVLAVFRLGFSWFSLPERFAGNGLKEQMEALQEIGRESKGNDLYFYYQPGTSSVEVHRSLYYLERERGETVALTDHVTDYDALYFSTGERVAGLPHEELRGFEYNGIRYVLVKFYPVKTGSEL; from the coding sequence ATGAATAAACTGGCCGGCTATCTGCAGAAAAACCCTTTATTGCTGGCCGCCTGCTGTGTGGCTCTGCTGATACCCGCTTATTTTATTAACCTGGGCTTGCTGCCCCTTCATTCGGACGAGCCTACGCGGGCGGTGGTGTCCATGGAAATGATCTTTTCCGGCGACTACCTTGTGTCCACACTGGGCGGAGCGTATTACTATAATAAGCCGCCGCTTTACAATTGGGTGCTGGCCGCCGCTTATCATCTTGGCGGCAATTTTTCGGAATTCGTGACAAGGCTGCCGGCCATGATCCCCCTGTTCTTGTTTGGCGCAAGCATTTATTTGTTCAGTAAACGTTACCTGGGCCGGGAGATCGCCGCGCTGGCCGCCATTTTCTGGATGACCAACGGCAGGCTGCTTACCTACGATTCGCTGTTCGGGCATATTGACGTGCTTTATTCCTGGCTTACCTGGCTGGGCTTTATGGCGGTTATTTATTTCGATGAAAAAAAGAAATATTGGCTGCTTTTTTTCCTTACTTATTTCATTACTTTCCTCGGATTTATGATGAAAGGGCTGCCTTCCTTTCTCTTCCAGGGCATTACCCTCCTGGTATTTTATACGTACAAAAAGGAATTCAGGCGTTTGTTCAGCATACAGCATATTACCGGCTTCCTGTTCCTGGCCGCGCTGCTTACGGGCTATTTCTGGGTATATTCCCGGTCCAATTCCCTGGACGGCTATGTGGCTACGCTCTGGGATCAGTCTATTCAGCGTACGGTAGTGGAGAAAAGCGTTTGGAACAGTATTTCTTTCTTCCTGCGTTTTCCGTTCGAAAGCCTGCTGCACATGGCGCCCTGGGGGCTGCTGGTGGTTTTCTGTTTCAGGAAAGGCTTTCTGCGGGAAGTAATGGCCAATCCATTCTTAAAGTTCAACCTGCTGATACTGCTGGGGAACATCGTGGTTTACTGGCTTTCGCCGGCCACGATGCCGAAGTATATTTTCATGCTCTATCCCTGTATTTTCACGCTGATCGCTTATGGTTTCGTGCGATTTGCCCGGGAGGCCCATTTTTGGAGAAAACTGTTTGACGGCCTGTTCATCCTGGTAACCCTGGCTCTTTGCCTGGGCACGCTTTATCTGCCCTTTGCGGACCTTGGAACGGCGGTGATACCCTGGATCTATCTGAAGGCAACTGTTCTGTTCCTGCTTTTGCTCCTGCTGTCTTTCCTGGTGATCCGGCTTCCCGCGCAGCGGATCCTGGTGTTTGCCTGCGTACTTGCTGTATTCCGGTTAGGATTCAGCTGGTTTAGCTTGCCGGAACGGTTTGCCGGGAATGGCTTGAAGGAGCAAATGGAAGCCCTGCAGGAAATTGGCAGGGAAAGCAAAGGGAATGATCTCTATTTTTATTATCAGCCCGGCACTTCCAGCGTGGAGGTCCACCGTTCCCTTTATTACCTGGAACGGGAAAGGGGAGAAACGGTAGCACTTACCGATCATGTTACGGACTACGATGCTTTGTATTTTTCAACGGGGGAAAGAGTAGCCGGCCTGCCCCATGAGGAGCTTCGCGGCTTTGAATACAACGGGATCCGTTACGTCCTGGTTAAATTTTATCCGGTAAAAACAGGCAGCGAGCTATGA
- a CDS encoding glycine--tRNA ligase — MQNKEQLFKNIIAHSKEYGFVFPSSEIYDGLGAVYDYGQYGAELKNNIKTYWWKAMVQMNENITGIDSAIFMHPEIWKASGHVDGFNDPMIDNKDSKKRYRADNLLEDRIAKYEKEGKTEKAAQLREQMEGFLKADNLSGLKQLIEEHEIACPVSGTRNWTDVRQFNLMFSTRMGATAGENDVVYLRPETAQGIFVNFLNVQKTGRMKIPFGIAQIGKAFRNEVIARQFIMRMREFEQMEMQFFVRPGTELEWYAHWKEARLKWHLALGPDQARYRYHDHAKLAHYANAAVDIEYEFPFGFKEVEGIHSRTDFDLSQHQEFSGKKMQYFDPELNKNYVPYVIETSIGLDRMFLSVFCNAYTEEQLENDSRVVLKFHPALAPVKATVLPLTRKDGLPDKARAIMDSLKLDFNMQYDEKDSIGKRYRRQDAIGTPFCITVDYESLENDTVTIRHRDSMEQERVPVQQLHDIIGRLVSWKTLLQ; from the coding sequence ATGCAGAACAAGGAACAGCTTTTTAAGAATATAATTGCACATTCAAAGGAATACGGCTTTGTTTTTCCTTCGAGTGAGATCTATGATGGCTTAGGCGCTGTATACGATTACGGGCAATACGGAGCCGAACTCAAAAACAATATAAAAACCTACTGGTGGAAGGCCATGGTGCAGATGAATGAAAATATTACCGGTATCGATTCGGCTATTTTCATGCATCCCGAAATTTGGAAAGCTTCCGGCCATGTGGACGGGTTTAACGACCCCATGATCGATAACAAGGATTCTAAAAAGCGCTACCGTGCTGATAACCTGCTGGAAGACCGGATTGCCAAATACGAAAAAGAAGGCAAGACCGAAAAAGCCGCGCAGCTCCGGGAGCAGATGGAAGGCTTTCTGAAAGCCGACAACCTTTCCGGGCTTAAGCAGCTGATCGAGGAACATGAGATTGCCTGTCCCGTCTCCGGGACGCGTAACTGGACGGACGTCCGGCAGTTCAACCTGATGTTCTCCACGCGCATGGGCGCTACGGCCGGCGAAAATGATGTGGTTTACCTGCGGCCCGAAACGGCCCAGGGTATCTTCGTGAATTTCCTGAACGTGCAGAAGACGGGCCGCATGAAGATCCCTTTCGGGATCGCCCAGATAGGCAAAGCCTTCCGGAACGAAGTGATCGCCCGGCAGTTCATTATGCGCATGCGGGAATTCGAACAAATGGAAATGCAGTTTTTTGTTCGTCCCGGCACCGAACTGGAATGGTATGCCCATTGGAAAGAAGCCCGCCTGAAGTGGCACCTGGCGCTCGGCCCGGACCAGGCCCGGTACAGGTACCACGATCATGCCAAGCTGGCCCATTATGCCAATGCCGCGGTGGATATTGAATACGAATTTCCCTTCGGGTTCAAGGAAGTGGAGGGGATCCATTCCCGTACCGACTTCGATTTAAGCCAGCACCAGGAATTCTCCGGGAAGAAAATGCAGTATTTTGATCCCGAACTGAATAAGAACTACGTGCCTTACGTGATAGAAACATCGATTGGCCTTGACCGCATGTTCTTATCGGTATTCTGCAATGCCTATACGGAAGAGCAGCTGGAGAACGATTCCAGGGTAGTGTTGAAATTCCATCCCGCCCTGGCCCCGGTCAAGGCCACCGTGCTTCCGCTAACACGCAAAGACGGCCTGCCCGACAAGGCACGTGCCATCATGGATAGCCTTAAGCTGGATTTCAATATGCAGTACGATGAAAAAGATTCCATCGGGAAACGCTACCGTCGCCAGGATGCCATTGGCACCCCTTTCTGCATAACGGTGGACTATGAATCGCTGGAGAACGATACGGTAACGATCCGGCACCGGGACAGCATGGAGCAGGAACGCGTACCCGTTCAGCAGCTTCATGATATCATCGGCAGGCTGGTAAGCTGGAAAACACTATTGCAGTAA
- a CDS encoding ATP-binding cassette domain-containing protein, producing the protein MIEVQELTKRYGKQLAVDHISFGASGGSVVGLLGPNGAGKSTTMRMLAGYIPPSSGTAKINGYDVVRQSMLARKSTGYLPENNPLYPHMYVREYLGFMGALHGMNRKKQRIEEVIGLTGLGPESHKKLGQLSKGYRQRAGLAQALLHDPPVLILDEPTSGLDPNQLSGMRQLIRDLGREKTVILSTHIMQEVELLCKDVLIINKGKIVADDELKALTAVRSLEEVFRELTR; encoded by the coding sequence ATGATAGAAGTTCAGGAACTCACAAAAAGGTACGGGAAGCAACTGGCGGTGGACCACATCAGTTTCGGGGCCTCCGGAGGCAGCGTAGTGGGCCTGCTTGGGCCTAACGGCGCCGGCAAGTCAACGACCATGCGGATGCTGGCGGGCTATATCCCTCCGAGTTCCGGGACAGCCAAAATAAACGGGTATGACGTGGTAAGACAATCCATGCTGGCCCGGAAAAGCACGGGGTACCTGCCGGAAAACAATCCCCTGTACCCGCATATGTATGTGAGGGAATACCTTGGCTTTATGGGCGCCCTCCACGGAATGAACAGGAAGAAGCAGCGTATTGAAGAGGTTATCGGCCTGACAGGCCTGGGGCCCGAAAGCCATAAAAAGCTGGGACAGTTATCCAAGGGCTACCGGCAGCGCGCCGGCCTGGCGCAAGCCCTCCTTCATGATCCGCCGGTGCTGATCCTGGACGAGCCTACTTCAGGGCTTGACCCGAACCAGCTGTCGGGCATGCGGCAGCTGATCAGGGACCTTGGAAGGGAAAAAACGGTGATCCTTTCCACGCATATCATGCAGGAGGTGGAATTGCTCTGCAAAGACGTGCTTATTATTAATAAGGGAAAAATAGTAGCGGATGATGAACTGAAGGCGCTGACCGCAGTGCGCAGCCTGGAAGAAGTATTCAGGGAACTGACCCGCTAG